Proteins from one Fragaria vesca subsp. vesca linkage group LG6, FraVesHawaii_1.0, whole genome shotgun sequence genomic window:
- the LOC101313136 gene encoding HVA22-like protein i-like, producing the protein MLGSLLTRCLILSFGYAYPAFECYKIVEKNRVEIEELRFWCQYWIIVAMLTVLERLGDVFVSWLPMYGEAKVAIFIYLWYPKTRGTGYIYKTLLRPYVSKHEKDIDGKIMEMRARVWDLIVFYWQHFAHYGQTAFFQFLGYMAAQSSKMTKAAAEPMNEQSNGGTGKDE; encoded by the exons ATGTTGGGGAGCTTGCTTACCAGATGTCTCAT TTTGTCTTTTGGGTATGCATACCCTGCATTTGAGTGTTACAAAATCGTGGAGAAGAACAGAGTTGAGATTGAAGAACTCAGGTTTTGGTGTCAATACTG GATCATTGTGGCAATGCTTACAGTTCTTGAAAGGCTTGGAGATGTATTCGTTTCATG GCTGCCCATGTATGGTGAGGCGAAGGTTGCCATTTTCATCTATCTTTGGTATCCAAAAACCAGG GGAACTGGGTACATATACAAGACCCTGTTGAGGCCATATGTATCGAAGCACGAAAAAGACATTGACGGGAAAATAATGGAGATGAGAGCAAGGGTGTGGGATCTCATCGTTTTCTACTGGCAACACTTCGCCCATTACGGCCAGACTGCTTTCTTCCAGTTCCTTGGCTACATGGCTGCTCAATCCTCCAAAATGACCAAAGCCGCAGCCGAG CCTATGAATGAGCAGTCGAATGGCGGCACAGGCAAAGATGAGTAA
- the LOC101313432 gene encoding UPF0554 protein C2orf43 homolog, with the protein MDHDISHPELEVLRVKKRVAFRVCNVSSYTTEVMEIQADNPTFHVLFIPGNPGVVTFYKDFVEALYELLGGTASVTAVGHISHTNKNWEHGRLFSLEDQIIHKMDFIKQELQNTAVPLLLVGHSIGAYISMEMFRMSPEKVTYFVGLYPFLALNPQSTKQTSIAKIAESRFVCVALSIIVALLGLLPRSLLRLVVLTFLGKSWSAASIEAACSHLVKYHTMRNILFMAKTEFQKLSETPDWAFMRENQHKIAFLFGIDDHWGPLQMFEEIAKQVPDAALSIEREGHTHAFCCTEAGSLWVAEHVASLIKNKVSL; encoded by the exons ATGGATCACGACATATCACATCCGGAACTCGAAGTGCTTCGAGTGAAGAAGCGTGTCGCATTTCGTGTGTGCAATGTTTCAAG TTATACTACTGAAGTAATGGAGATTCAAGCTGATAATCCAACATTTCATGTTCTATTCATCCCTGGAAATCCAG GTGTTGTTACATTTTATAAAGATTTTGTGGAGGCTCTATATGAGCTTCTGGGTGGAACTGCGTCTGTGACAG CTGTTGGTCATATCTCACACACCAATAAG AACTGGGAGCATGGAAGATTGTTCTCATTAGAAGACCAGATTATTCACAAG ATGGACTTCATCAAACAGGAATTGCAAAATACTGCAGTCCCTTTATTACTG GTAGGACATTCTATTGGTGCATATATATCTATGGAAATGTTTAGAATGTCTCCAGAGAAG GTAACTTATTTTGTCGGGTTATATCCTTTTTTGGCTTTGAACCCACAATCTACAAAGCAGACTTCTATTGCGAAAATTGCAGA GTCTCGCTTTGTCTGTGTTGCCTTGAGCATTATTGTTGCGCTCTTGGGATTGTTGCCTAGATCACTTTTGAGGTTAGTTGTGCTCACATTCCTTGGGAAGTCATGGTCAGCTGCTTCAATTGAGGCTGCTTGCTCTCACTTAGTAAAG TACCACACCATGAGGAACATTCTATTTATGGCAAAGACCGAATTCCAAAAG CTTTCAGAAACACCAGATTGGGCATTCATGAGGGAAAATCAGCACAAGATTGCATTTTTGTTCGGCATTGATGATCACTGGGGTCCACTGCAAATGTTTGAAGAG ATTGCCAAGCAGGTCCCTGATGCTGCTCTATCAATTGAAAGAGAGGGTCATACGCATGCTTTCTGTTGCACTGAAGCTGGATCATTGTGGGTTGCTGAGCATGTGGCAAGCTTGATCAAGAATAAAGTTTCACTGTGA